One stretch of Bacteroidales bacterium DNA includes these proteins:
- a CDS encoding four helix bundle protein: MSKIESYKDLIVYQKAYKLAMEIFEFSKGFPKEEKFSLTDQIRRSSRSVTSNIAEAWAKRRYEKSFISKLTDSLGEEFETEVWIDYCKDCGYLQKDIHEELIKEYLEVKKILVSMINNHYKWCM; encoded by the coding sequence TCTATCAGAAAGCATATAAGCTGGCTATGGAAATATTTGAATTTTCAAAGGGATTTCCAAAAGAGGAAAAGTTTTCATTGACGGATCAGATAAGAAGATCTTCCAGATCCGTTACATCGAATATTGCAGAAGCATGGGCAAAGCGTCGTTATGAGAAATCTTTTATCAGCAAGCTTACTGATTCACTTGGTGAGGAATTTGAAACAGAGGTTTGGATTGATTATTGTAAAGACTGTGGATATCTCCAGAAAGATATCCATGAAGAACTTATTAAGGAATATCTTGAAGTAAAGAAAATTCTTGTATCCATGATCAATAATCATTACAAGTGGTGTATGTAG